Proteins co-encoded in one Candida albicans SC5314 chromosome 3, complete sequence genomic window:
- the IFF11 gene encoding Iff11p (Secreted protein required for normal cell wall structure and for virulence; member of the IFF family; Hap43p-repressed gene), with protein sequence MLLSNLVIPLLATSATVSATFDVTSSLTKYAAFDFGVGDISIQKSASFSLINTFDCAFQGDINIEKDCEFLIASTAKALKLTFNNIFHKIENKGKWIVHTLESAAASTCNIIVKSFVNTGEIILAFKGHVLAPIINIAASHWVNHGCLHLFQEIKSISVAILGVVGGTIENHGTICLTNQLCKQVTKIIGSGCIALEKSSSFFISNSFLSIDAQHTFYLGEGNPTIQAQAVSLPQTFKVANFGANGSHKIGLNLPLLSITIAGKKGWSYDTKTGILTLTANGFISQKFDIGLGYDPSKFEVCTDNSVGIVSVIKGSIKYNGPCPHAGRPSVCQICPGVPTPPVITSSATAITSTQSKTTSSSSTSSIATTSTTSSKPKPTTVSTSSIASTTTPDGSYSTSFVTVTAETTKVVTITSCSNNACHPTTAPTGLTVVTLTTSDVKTVVTTYCPLTQTVTLGVTGTKTVDLGCPTGYFGYNGYIGKGVSIGHGGAAASASAGFQIGFDIFKNHHF encoded by the coding sequence ATGTTATTGTCAAACCTTGTTATTCCCTTATTAGCTACCAGTGCTACTGTGTCAGCTACATTTGATGTCACTTCTTCATTAACCAAATATGCtgcatttgattttggtgttggtgaCATTTCCATTCAAAAGAGTgcttcattttctttaatcaaCACTTTTGATTGTGCTTTCCAAGGTGATATTAACATCGAAAAAGATTGTGAGTTCCTTATTGCTTCTACTGCTAAAGCCTTAAAACTTACCTTTAACAACATTTTCCACAAGATTGAAAACAAGGGTAAATGGATCGTTCACACCTTAGAGTCTGCCGCTGCTAGTACATGTAATATTATTGTCAAGTCTTTTGTCAACACTGGTGAAATCATTTTGGCTTTCAAAGGTCACGTTTTGGCTCCGATCATTAACATTGCCGCTTCCCATTGGGTAAATCACGGTTGTTTACATCtttttcaagaaatcaaatcaatctCTGTCGCCATTTTGGGTGTTGTTGGTGGCACAATTGAAAACCATGGTACTATTTGTTTAACCAACCAGCTCTGTAAACAAGtaacaaaaattattggtAGTGGGTGTATTGCCTTGGaaaaatcttcttcattcTTTATTTCCAACTCATTCTTGTCAATTGATGCTCAACATACTTTCTACTTGGGTGAAGGTAACCCAACTATTCAAGCTCAAGCAGTGTCACTCCCACAAACATTCAAGGTTGCCAATTTTGGTGCTAATGGTTCTCATAAAATTGGTTTGAACTTGCCTTTGTTGTCTATTACTATTGCTGGGAAAAAAGGTTGGTCTTACGACACCAAAACTGGTATTTTGACATTGACTGCTAATGGATTCATTTCCCAAAAGTTTGACATTGGTCTTGGTTACGATCCTTCTAAGTTTGAAGTTTGTACTGACAATTCAGTTGGTATTGTTTCCGTTATCAAAGGTTCTATCAAATACAATGGTCCATGTCCACATGCTGGAAGACCATCAGTGTGTCAAATTTGTCCAGGCGTTCCAACTCCTCCAGTTATTACATCAAGTGCCACCGCTATCACAAGCACCCAATCAAAAACTACTAGTTCCTCATCCACTTCAAGTATTGCTACTACTAGTACTACCAGTAGTAAACCTAAGCCTACTACTGTTTCTACTAGCTCTATTGCTTCTACAACTACTCCAGATGGATCTTACTCCACCTCATTCGTCACTGTTACTGCTGAAACCACTAAGGTTGTTACTATCACTTCTTGTTCTAACAATGCTTGTCATCCAACAACTGCTCCAACTGGTCTTACTGTCGTCACACTTACTACTTCTGATGTCAAAACTGTTGTCACTACTTACTGTCCATTGACTCAAACTGTTACTTTGGGTGTTACCGGTACCAAGACTGTCGATTTGGGTTGCCCAACCGGTTACTTTGGTTACAACGGGTACATTGGTAAAGGTGTTAGTATCGGTCATGGCGGTGCTGCTGCCAGTGCCAGTGCTGGTTTCcaaattggatttgataTCTTCAAAAATCACCACTTTTAA
- a CDS encoding Golgi transport complex subunit (Putative conserved oligomeric Golgi complex subunit; decreased transcription is observed upon fluphenazine treatment) → MTNTDESLSMYFDDDFNPSSYIDKLVNSITNSNPASSTTPVSAYSKQSLTKLSNDISHLITHLDYYTNMLTNDSLQKKLDALDKSNEIINNNEESGTTRLQYNVHVFNNAVLSLQTELNEINRQLDESTINNEAISKLIQLKQVKSNLTKVLHIFELVYNSISQDDELSFTVDKFQNALDELFASIKNQLDTSDKNVKLLAQIDKLLEMNGLFTHLSRFNTVFKKFLTKLSNEKEVYLNSKR, encoded by the coding sequence ATGACAAACACTGACGAGTCATTGTCTATGTATTTTGACGATGACTTCAATCCATCCAGCTACATTGACAAACTTGTGAATTCAATAACCAATCTGAATCCAGCTAGCTCGACAACACCAGTTTCGGCATATTCAAAACAGTCGTTAACAAAACTATCCAACGACATATCCCATTTGATAACTCATCTTGATTACTATACGAACATGTTAACCAATGATAGCTTACAAAAGAAACTAGACGCATtagataaatcaaatgaaataattaataataatgaagagAGTGGCACCACGAGATTGCAATATAATGTACATGTTTTCAATAACGCCGTGTTGTCTTTACAAACAGAGTTGAATGAGATCAATAGGCAGTTGGACGAGTCAACCATAAATAATGAAGCTATTCTGAAACTAATCCAATTGAAACAAGTCAAATCTAACCTTACAAAGGTATTACATATATTTGAGTTAGTCTACAATTCAATATCTCAAGACGACGAACTATCTTTCACAGTTgacaaatttcaaaatgcTCTTGATGAGTTATTTGCCtcaataaaaaatcaattagatACCAGTGACAAAAATGTCAAGTTATTAGCacaaattgataaactACTAGAAATGAATGGTTTATTTACACATTTGTCAAGATTCAATACTGTTTTTAAGAAATTTCTTACCAAACTATCAAATGAAAAGGAGGTATATTTAAATAGCAAAAGGTAA
- the FLO9 gene encoding FLO9p: MLFKNFLLLFIATATTVFASYDVSSSLIHYHDFNFNVGDIAIRNGASFSLVNTFDCLFKGDLTIEEKSKLYITSTGRALILHIAGLFNKVKNDGLLVVNTLESHAAAICKILGASFVNTGDAIFAFQGRFLPPIIALTARQWQNFGRMHFLQKFPSKSLAMLGHFGGTIENHGTLCFTNQIFKQLTTIDGRGCIALEKSSSFFIENSLFPIDRRQVIYMGEGNPSIQAVVTTFPQTFKVANFGGNGAHKIGLNLPLMYFPHHDEHDWFYDEETGILTLRATEFLSQNFDIGLGYDPSKFEVCSDESVGFLWVFNGAIKYNGPAPNPGRPSICQACPGIHSAPGAEPSTTTKSIITTKTDGAVCTEVDTVIVSSDKSGSWYTTTSGASINCGTTSEAPIPNPRVTITTTWTEITTATVTETGTKTDTVIVQVPTTPNPQITVTKTWTESFITASTVTGDKTDTVIVDIPETTTSCLTTTNTWTGDYITTITTSGWIIVEVPTQNVVTIVYTDSQSTSGKTTTTPVVTAETSATTGNDNTASTTDATGKTLTTVTSSNDNTTSTGDDSTTASTGNDNTDSTTTTATVNKNIDSTTNATDNTSKATTTGNDNTDSKTTASGTDSTTTTGDNNSESTTASTGNDDNDSTTVTTGDDYTTVTTDNDNTASTIVTTGNSNTTTLTDATGKDSTTTTDNGHDESTTVTTGDDDTATTKDNNTASTTTKTGDNDTATTVNHSIESTTVTTGDDNTATTGNDDTASTTDATGNDSTTATTGNHSIESTPVTTGDDNTATTGNDDTASTVSTGNDNSASKTGATDTENDTTSTGDDDTATTIPTDAPTTGDFVSSTETKYTKSKKTKTHKTKTFETELTKTSTSLEASASSSEYPFESTSDQICQCTPVTVTEYIPQSPIPKEVESTTQSTKSFASESSSLEPTVSVSLSKSESTTDITAETSHESTTEQKSETLDQSTSVVTPATNQESTTDTSSDNNVESTSVVTPATNQESTTDTSSDNNVESTTAGTPATNQESTTDTSSBNNVESTSVVTPATNQESTTDTSSEKDVESSSQFATPSNPVHTSLSTEYYTTGVTSYYTSYVTVTAETTEVLTLTSCVDNHCHKTTATTGVTVVTLTTSDIQTVITTYAPLTQTVTLGIAGSKIVDLGCPIGNFGYKGYVGKGIKADDKGIDANAHAGFKIGFDAIKRDQKVANTTNVTVQSSKNAGAINSVYSSIELLCAVAAIMVLII, translated from the exons ATGTTGTTTAAGAACTTTCTTTTGCTATTCATTGCAACAGCAACTACTGTGTTTGCTAGTTATGATGTTTCTAGCTCATTAATCCATTATcatgatttcaattttaatgtTGGTGATATTGCCATTAGAAATGGTgcatcattttcattagttAATACTTTTGACTGTCTTTTCAAAGGTGATCTTaccattgaagaaaaatccAAGTTATACATCACGTCCACTGGTAGAGCCTTGATACTCCATATTGCTGGTTTATTCAACAAAGTTAAAAATGACGGGTTATTGGTTGTCAACACTTTAGAATCCCATGCTGCTGCCATTTGTAAGATACTTGGTGCCTCGTTTGTTAACACTGGTGACGCTATCTTTGCATTCCAAGGAAGATTTTTACCACCTATCATTGCACTTACTGCTCGACAATGGCAAAATTTTGGACGTATGCATTTCTTACAAAAGTTTCCTTCTAAATCTTTAGCCATGTTGGGACATTTTGGTGGCACAATTGAAAACCATGGTACCCTTTGTTTTACCAATCAGATTTTTAAACAGTTAACTACTATTGATGGTAGAGGGTGTATTGCCTTAGAAAAAAGCTCGtcatttttcattgaaaattcattatttccAATTGATAGAAGACAGGTGATATACATGGGTGAAGGTAACCCAAGTATTCAGGCTGTTGTTACAACATTCCCACAAACATTCAAGGTTGCCAACTTTGGTGGCAACGGTGCTCATAAAATTGGGTTGAACTTACCTTTGATGTATTTCCCACATCATGATGAACATGACTGGTTTTATGATGAAGAAACTGGTATTTTGACTTTGAGAGCTACCGAGTTCCTTTCCcaaaattttgatattggtCTTGGTTATGACCCATCCAAATTTGAAGTTTGTTCTGATGAATCTGTTGGATTCCTTTGGGTTTTTAATGGTGCTATCAAATATAATGGTCCAGCTCCAAATCCTGGAAGACCATCCATCTGTCAAGCTTGTCCAGGAATTCATTCTGCTCCAGGTGCTGAACCATCTACTACAACCAAGTCTATTATTACAACCAAAACCGATGGCGCTGTTTGTACTGAAGTTGATACTGTTATTGTTTCTTCTGATAAATCTGGATCCTGGTATACAACTACTTCTGGCGCTAGTATCAACTGTGGTACCACATCTGAAGCTCCTATTCCAAACCCTCGAGTTACTATCACTACTACTTGGACGGAAATCACTACTGCTACCGTCACTGAAACTGGTACCAAAACTGACACTGTGATTGTTCAAGTTCCAACGACTCCTAATCCTCAAATTACTGTTACAAAAACCTGGACTGAATCTTTTATCACGGCAAGCACTGTCACTGGTGATAAGACTGATactgttattgttgatatcCCGGAAACCACCACCTCTTGTTTGACGACCACTAATACTTGGACTGGGGACTACATAACCACAATTACAACTTCTGGTTGGATCATTGTTGAAGTTCCAACTCAAAATGTTGTAACTATTGTTTACACAGACTCTCAATCTACATCTGGTAAAACTACAACTACACCTGTAGTTACTGCTGAAACGAGTGCAACTACTGGTAATGATAACACTGCTTCGACAACTGATGCTACTGGTAAGACTTTAACAACTGTCACTTCCAGTAATGACAACACTACCTCCACY GGTGATGATTCTACAACTGCTAGTACCGGTAACGATAACACTGattccaccaccactactgCTACTgtcaataaaaatattgattctaCAACTAATGCCACAGATAATACTTCTAAGGCAACTACTACTGGTAATGATAATACTGATTCCAAGACTACTGCTAGTGGTACTGACAGTACTACTACAACAGGTGACAACAACAGTGAATCCACAACTGCTAGTACCGGTAATGACGATAATGATTCCACTACTGTAACTACTGGTGATGATTATACAACTGTTACCACTGATAATGACAACACTGCTTCTACAATTGTCACAACGGGTAACAGTAACACAACAACTTTAACCGATGCTACTGGTAAGGACAGCACTACCACAACTGATAATGGTCACGATGAATCCACAACTGTTACTACTGGTGATGACGATACTGCTACCACTAAGGATAACAATACTGCTTCTACAACAACTAAAACTGGTGATAATGACACGGCTACAACTGTTAACCATAGCATTGAATCCACAACTGTTACTACTGGTGATGACAATACTGCCACCACTGGTAACGATGATACTGCTTCTACAACTGATGCTACTGGTAATGATTCTACAACAGCCACAACTGGTAACCATAGCATTGAATCCACACCTGTTACTACTGGTGATGACAATACTGCTACCACTGGTAACGATGACACAGCTTCAACTGTTTCCACTGGAAATGATAATAGTGCTTCTAAAACGGGTGCCACCGACACCGAAAACGATACTACCAGTACTGGAGATGATGACACTGCCACTACTATCCCTACTGATGCTCCAACGACTGGTGATTTTGTCAGCTCTACAGAAACCAAGTacacaaaatcaaagaaaacaaagacTCACAAGACTAAGACATTTGAAACTGAATTGACAAAAACAAGCACTTCTTTGGAAGCATCTGCATCATCTCTGGAATACCCCTTCGAAAGTACTTCAGATCAGATTTGTCAATGTACTCCAGTAACTGTCACTGAATATATTCCTCAATCACCCATCCCAAAGGAAGTTGAATCTACAACTCAATCTACGAAAAGTTTTGCATCTGAATCAAGTTCATTAGAACCAACCGTGTCTGTGTCTTTATCCAAATCTGAAAGTACCACTGATATTACAGCTGAAACCAGTCATGAATCTACCACTGAGCAAAAATCAGAAACTTTGGATCAATCCACTTCAGTTGTAACACCTGcaacaaatcaagaatCAACTACTGACACTTCTTCAGACAACAATGTTGAATCCACYTCAGTTGTAACACCYGcaacaaatcaagaatCAACTACTGACACTTCTTCAGACAACAATGTTGAATCTACTACTGCTGGAACACCTGcaacaaatcaagaatCAACYACTGACACTTCTTCARACAACAATGTTGAATCCACYTCAGTTGTAACACCTGcaacaaatcaagaatCAACTACTGACACTTCTTCAGAAAAGGATGTTGAATCTAGTTCTCAATTTGCCACTCCATCTAATCCAGTACATACTTCATTATCAACCGAGTACTACACTACTGGTGTCACCTCTTACTACACATCGTATGTAACTGTTACCGCTGAAACTACAGAAGTTCTCACCTTGACTTCCTGTGTTGATAATCATTGTCATAAAACAACAGCAACCACTGGTGTCACCGTTGTTACACTCACTACTTCTGATATCCAAACAGTCATTACAACCTATGCCCCATTGACTCAAACGGTGACTTTGGGAATTGCTGgttcaaaaattgttgatttaggTTGTCCAATTGGTAACTTTGGTTACAAGGGTTATGTTGGCAAAGGTATTAAGGCTGACGATAAAGGAATCGACGCCAATGCTCATGCTGGTTTCAAGATTGGTTTTGATGCAATCAAACGTGATCAAAAAGTAGCCAACACCACTAATGTTACTGTTCAATCTTCCAAAAACGCTGGTGCCATTAACTCCGTCTACAGCAGTATTGAACTCTTGTGTGCCGTTGCAGCTATCATGGttttaattatttag
- a CDS encoding uncharacterized protein (Ortholog(s) have role in mitochondrial respiratory chain complex IV assembly and cytosol, integral component of mitochondrial inner membrane, mitochondrial intermembrane space, nucleus localization) produces MGASCKDQRKALAICLQRSPCVLLDRHTPKECLSDPDLKKDLPELCKAQFRAFMECKNGMFDMRKRMRGNAPLSTGKYDETFDNLSTGNFDPREEMRKLDVLNRNLSRQQQAQEKKD; encoded by the exons ATGGGTGCTAG TTGCAAAGATCAAAGAAAAGCTCTTGCTATATGTTTACAAAGATCTCCATGTGTTCTACTAGATAGACACACACCAAAAGAATGTTTGTCAGATCCcgatttaaaaaaagacttACCCGAATTATGTAAAGCACAGTTCAGAGCATTTATGGAATGCAAAAATGGGATGTTTGATAtgagaaaaagaatgagAGGTAACGCACCTTTATCAACAGGTAAATATGATGAAACCTTTGATAACTTATCCACTGGGAATTTTGATCCTCGTGAAGAAATGAGAAAATTAGATGTGTTGAATAGAAATTTGTCCAGACAGCAACAAGCccaagaaaagaaagattaa
- a CDS encoding uncharacterized protein (Ortholog of Candida albicans WO-1 : CAWG_02394) yields the protein MLSVRTALPQSIMVTMNPQSLLSVMTISLPLRITISLLQQLKSVIMTRLQSLTIALNPQSLLSVMTISPPSVTMISLLQSMLSVMILQQPQSVTIALNPHSLLSVMTISLPSVTMTQLQSFPSEMIIVLLKRVPPTPKTILPVSEMMTSPLLSLSMLQRSVILSALQKPSTQNQRKQRLTRLRHLKSN from the coding sequence ATGCTACTGGTAAGGACAGCACTACCACAACTGATAATGGTCACGATGAATCCACAACTGTTACTACTGGTGATGACGATACTGCTACCACTAAGGATAACAATACTGCTTCTACAACAACTAAAACTGGTGATAATGACACGGCTACAACTGTTAACCATAGCATTGAATCCACAACTGTTACTACTGGTGATGACAATACTGCCACCACTGGTAACGATGATACTGCTTCTACAACTGATGCTACTGGTAATGATTCTACAACAGCCACAACTGGTAACCATAGCATTGAATCCACACCTGTTACTACTGGTGATGACAATACTGCTACCACTGGTAACGATGACACAGCTTCAACTGTTTCCACTGGAAATGATAATAGTGCTTCTAAAACGGGTGCCACCGACACCGAAAACGATACTACCAGTACTGGAGATGATGACACTGCCACTACTATCCCTACTGATGCTCCAACGACTGGTGATTTTGTCAGCTCTACAGAAACCAAGTacacaaaatcaaagaaaacaaagacTCACAAGACTAAGACATTTGAAACTGAATTGA